Proteins from a genomic interval of Solidesulfovibrio sp.:
- a CDS encoding SufD family Fe-S cluster assembly protein, with product MDKIDLHDFRFSGSQLGEIADLRNLDPADKAEMLMSGVDVTERERAGTYLQIDHGRVHCKSTQPGVEILDIKDALKKYDGLPGHFWTQVDKDKDEFTRSAAENLHGGYFVRTEKGARITEPVQSCLFLKSDMVGQNVHNVVIVADDSELHIITGCSVAHGSKGAAHLGISEFFVGKNAKLTFTMIHNWAETTVVRPRTGGVVDEGGVFVNNYVLLKPVKDLQSYPAIRLNGKGAVARFNSVIVAPKGSHVDSGSRIELNAPDTKGEIISRTIASGGTIVARGYIGGNAVPAKGHLECKGLILGGGVIHAIPELLGSVDGVELSHEAAVGKIAQEEIEYLMARGLDEEEATSTIVRGFLNVDIMGLPKELQDVIEKTISESEKDMF from the coding sequence ATGGACAAGATAGATCTGCACGATTTCCGGTTCAGCGGCTCCCAATTGGGCGAAATCGCCGACCTGCGCAACCTCGACCCGGCGGACAAGGCGGAAATGCTCATGTCCGGCGTGGACGTCACGGAGCGCGAGCGCGCCGGGACCTACCTCCAAATCGATCACGGCCGGGTCCACTGCAAAAGCACCCAGCCGGGCGTGGAAATCCTCGACATCAAGGACGCCCTGAAAAAGTACGACGGCTTGCCCGGCCACTTCTGGACGCAAGTGGACAAGGACAAGGACGAGTTCACGCGCAGCGCCGCCGAGAACCTCCACGGCGGCTATTTCGTGCGCACCGAGAAGGGGGCCAGGATCACCGAGCCGGTCCAGTCCTGCCTGTTCCTCAAAAGCGACATGGTCGGCCAGAACGTCCACAACGTGGTCATCGTGGCGGACGATTCCGAGCTGCACATCATCACCGGCTGTTCGGTGGCCCACGGTTCCAAGGGGGCGGCCCACCTCGGCATCTCGGAATTTTTCGTGGGCAAAAACGCCAAGCTCACCTTCACCATGATCCACAACTGGGCCGAAACGACCGTCGTGCGGCCGCGCACCGGCGGCGTGGTGGACGAGGGGGGCGTGTTCGTCAACAACTACGTCCTGCTCAAGCCCGTCAAGGACCTGCAATCCTATCCGGCCATCCGCTTAAACGGCAAAGGGGCCGTGGCCCGGTTCAATTCCGTCATCGTGGCGCCGAAAGGCTCCCACGTGGATTCCGGCAGCCGCATCGAACTCAACGCCCCGGACACCAAGGGCGAGATCATCTCCCGCACCATCGCCTCGGGCGGCACCATCGTGGCCCGGGGCTACATCGGGGGCAACGCCGTGCCGGCCAAAGGCCACCTCGAGTGCAAGGGGCTCATCCTCGGCGGCGGGGTCATCCACGCCATTCCGGAACTGCTCGGCTCGGTGGACGGGGTGGAACTGTCCCACGAGGCGGCCGTGGGCAAGATCGCCCAGGAGGAGATCGAATACCTCATGGCGCGCGGCCTCGACGAGGAGGAAGCCACCTCCACCATCGTGCGGGGCTTCCTCAACGTGGACATCATGGGCCTGCCCAAGGAATTGCAGGACGTCATCGAGAAGACCATTTCCGAATCGGAAAAGGACATGTTCTAG
- a CDS encoding glycosyltransferase: MPSNLIVADLLLNLHLSEGRDPYPLVRLVQVPAAFRPAWLRRLFLTCASAKLLPASLEIWEALRGQDHDEAVLNCAAEIMALGGDRQQAAALYQASLAKDPRQNPVRRRLGELLSPTRPDSDLLASSTLNIYLYSYNKAQFLGDTLDSLARCDLGPAKIKVLLNGCTDDSLAVTEKAKERFPNNPLDILALPINIGAPAARNWLIAQPETRQADHTVFLDDDVLLQPDFLHHFLTAAKSRPHCGVVGCKVLFPGRFPRYQYLYRNVAIARPGILRISLDTPNTQFDNGLYDFVRDTANVMGCCHLFTRQALTDAPTFDLCFSPSQMDDIAHDFDLALRGFDVVYCGLVGCVHRQMTGNIASDTHKAAKLGNVLGNDVKFYYRFQDSLDRLFALGRDAGPEGLADHPSSMARPPEGMA, encoded by the coding sequence ATGCCTTCCAACCTGATCGTTGCCGATTTACTCCTCAATCTGCACCTTTCGGAAGGCAGGGACCCGTATCCCCTCGTACGCCTGGTCCAGGTGCCTGCGGCGTTTCGTCCCGCCTGGCTGCGTCGGCTCTTTCTCACCTGCGCCTCGGCGAAACTCCTGCCCGCCTCCCTGGAAATCTGGGAGGCCCTGCGCGGCCAGGACCATGACGAGGCCGTTCTCAACTGCGCCGCCGAAATCATGGCCCTCGGCGGGGACAGGCAACAGGCGGCCGCCCTCTACCAGGCCTCGCTGGCCAAGGATCCGCGCCAAAACCCGGTGCGCCGCCGCCTCGGCGAACTGCTCTCGCCGACCCGCCCGGATTCGGACCTGCTCGCCTCCTCCACCCTGAACATCTACCTCTATTCCTACAACAAGGCCCAATTCCTCGGCGACACCCTGGACAGCCTCGCCCGTTGCGACCTGGGCCCGGCCAAAATCAAGGTCCTGCTCAACGGCTGCACCGACGACAGCCTGGCCGTGACGGAAAAAGCCAAGGAGCGTTTCCCCAACAATCCCCTCGACATCCTTGCCCTGCCCATCAACATCGGCGCGCCGGCGGCGCGCAACTGGCTGATCGCCCAACCCGAGACCCGGCAGGCCGACCATACCGTATTTCTCGACGACGATGTGCTGTTGCAGCCGGATTTCCTGCACCATTTCCTGACGGCGGCGAAGTCGCGGCCCCACTGCGGGGTTGTCGGCTGCAAGGTCCTGTTCCCCGGCCGTTTCCCCCGTTACCAGTACCTGTATCGAAACGTCGCCATCGCCCGGCCGGGCATCCTGCGCATCAGCCTGGACACGCCCAACACCCAGTTCGACAACGGCTTGTACGACTTCGTGCGCGACACGGCCAATGTCATGGGCTGCTGCCACCTGTTCACCCGCCAGGCCCTGACCGACGCGCCGACCTTCGACCTGTGCTTCTCGCCGAGCCAGATGGACGACATCGCCCATGATTTCGACTTGGCGCTCCGGGGCTTCGACGTGGTCTACTGCGGCCTGGTCGGCTGCGTGCACCGCCAGATGACGGGCAACATCGCCTCCGACACCCACAAGGCCGCCAAGCTCGGCAACGTGCTCGGCAACGACGTCAAATTCTACTACCGCTTCCAGGACAGTCTCGACCGCCTTTTCGCCCTGGGCCGCGACGCTGGACCGGAGGGCTTGGCCGATCATCCGTCTTCGATGGCGCGGCCGCCCGAGGGCATGGCCTAG
- a CDS encoding DUF2087 domain-containing protein, which produces MSRIALPLAVADIAALAHSLRTRLIEAPATPSHLELLNWLAKAAGFKNFQHFRAEARPASPVAPGDAATVEAVALAAPQPRQLRPAPEPVDQARIKRLLRLFDADGRLVRWPSKRGLQLTCLWALWAAIPAREVFDEPGITRLLGAAHDFGDPVLLRRELCDLGLLWRTTDCRAYRRLERKPPPDALELIRRVRAVATARPDTAPQPAPGKEGRHVR; this is translated from the coding sequence ATGTCACGTATTGCCCTGCCCCTGGCCGTTGCCGACATAGCGGCCTTGGCCCATTCCCTGCGCACCCGCCTGATCGAAGCCCCAGCCACGCCCAGCCACCTGGAGCTGCTCAACTGGCTGGCCAAGGCGGCCGGTTTCAAGAACTTCCAGCACTTCCGGGCCGAGGCCCGGCCGGCAAGCCCCGTCGCGCCAGGCGACGCGGCCACGGTCGAAGCCGTGGCCCTTGCCGCCCCCCAGCCCCGGCAACTCCGGCCCGCGCCCGAACCCGTGGACCAGGCCCGCATCAAGCGGCTGCTGCGCCTTTTCGACGCCGACGGACGCCTCGTCCGCTGGCCGTCCAAACGCGGCCTGCAGTTGACCTGCCTGTGGGCGCTGTGGGCGGCCATCCCGGCCCGCGAGGTCTTTGACGAGCCCGGGATCACCCGGCTTCTGGGTGCCGCCCACGACTTCGGCGACCCGGTCTTGCTGCGCCGGGAGCTGTGCGACCTGGGCCTGCTGTGGCGCACGACCGACTGCCGGGCCTACAGGCGCCTCGAGCGCAAACCGCCCCCCGACGCCCTGGAACTCATCCGCCGCGTACGCGCCGTGGCGACGGCCCGGCCGGACACCGCGCCGCAACCGGCCCCGGGAAAGGAGGGGCGCCATGTGCGCTGA
- a CDS encoding DUF362 domain-containing protein, whose product MSVFPKQRVALLRRNAIPESPGRYTRAGLRAVTDFLAETIGLCVDLPALCAGKRVLLKPNLVRPDPRNPQAIVTDERVVLGLVSLCRDAGAREVWVGDNPGYGLSLAAALSELGRFKEGLQRAGATLRYFDAEGTVRLDNPEAVVFDPIVVPRALLEAEVYINVPKLKTHVHTLMTAAVKNQYGLVLDNQRMFCHRNDINVKVTDILRVIRPHLTVVDAIYAVQGQAPLSGSVIEDFNVLVCGTDTAAVDTVCAQVMGFDPMEVPMLRVIRSEGLGETDPDRIEVVGMPVAAVARPFKRPIIGCMGAYPEIFCLEGGACQGCLSALRHALDKLHAAGELSGREVQTVYVGKPMPQMRNPRRIRGELWCFGNCAADLICNAHTCREKAHFIPGCPPHILDFYKAYLARHTGRNT is encoded by the coding sequence ATGAGCGTTTTCCCCAAGCAGCGCGTCGCCTTGCTGCGCCGGAACGCGATCCCGGAATCCCCGGGCCGTTATACACGCGCGGGCCTTCGGGCCGTGACCGATTTCCTGGCCGAAACCATCGGCCTGTGCGTCGATTTGCCCGCCCTGTGCGCCGGCAAACGGGTCCTGCTCAAACCCAACCTCGTCCGCCCCGATCCCCGCAATCCCCAGGCCATCGTCACCGACGAACGGGTGGTCCTGGGCCTGGTCTCCCTGTGCCGGGATGCCGGCGCCCGCGAGGTTTGGGTGGGCGACAATCCGGGCTACGGCCTGTCCCTGGCCGCGGCCCTGTCCGAGCTCGGCCGGTTCAAGGAAGGGCTGCAACGCGCCGGCGCGACCCTGCGGTACTTCGACGCGGAGGGGACGGTGCGCCTGGACAATCCCGAAGCGGTTGTCTTCGATCCCATCGTGGTGCCGAGGGCCCTGCTGGAAGCCGAGGTGTACATCAATGTGCCCAAGCTCAAGACGCATGTGCACACCTTGATGACCGCCGCGGTGAAAAACCAGTATGGGCTGGTGCTCGACAACCAGCGCATGTTTTGCCACCGCAACGACATCAACGTGAAGGTGACCGACATCTTGCGGGTGATCCGGCCGCATTTGACCGTGGTGGACGCCATTTACGCCGTGCAGGGCCAGGCCCCGCTTTCGGGCAGCGTGATCGAGGATTTCAACGTACTGGTCTGCGGCACGGACACGGCGGCCGTGGATACCGTCTGCGCCCAGGTCATGGGCTTCGACCCCATGGAAGTCCCCATGCTGCGCGTCATCCGCAGCGAAGGCCTGGGCGAGACCGACCCGGACCGGATCGAGGTGGTGGGGATGCCGGTCGCGGCGGTCGCCCGGCCGTTCAAACGGCCCATCATCGGCTGCATGGGGGCCTATCCGGAAATCTTCTGCCTCGAAGGGGGCGCCTGCCAGGGCTGTCTTTCGGCCCTGCGCCATGCCCTGGACAAGCTGCATGCCGCGGGGGAGCTGTCCGGCCGGGAGGTGCAAACCGTCTACGTGGGCAAGCCCATGCCCCAGATGCGCAATCCGCGCCGCATCCGGGGCGAATTGTGGTGCTTCGGCAACTGCGCCGCGGATCTGATCTGCAACGCCCACACGTGCCGGGAAAAAGCCCACTTCATCCCAGGCTGCCCGCCGCATATCCTGGATTTTTACAAGGCCTATCTGGCTCGCCACACCGGAAGAAACACCTAG
- a CDS encoding DnaJ domain-containing protein, whose translation MAHADSMRLDEARTLLGVTAAADLEAVKSAYRKLAFSLHPDLHPDDPGAKRKFQRLNEAYLLLRHFLANREAEPEFRQAKGPASSAGAAAGPKPGARPGPTAGEAHRQRQGRAAYTQASRQNADSGFYFRREEVLQDLLKDPFARQVFQDIYQQVKRGTAAKPGPVTAKGPRKVSFHWGDTAVSLDISKGFWGSLKDYFRKQLDDEQTVHLPTTSLFPGTRIRVGIRHGLGAGKPTMVEVTLPPDFVVGRPIRLKGMGRRIGPMRGDLYLRLLAK comes from the coding sequence ATGGCCCATGCGGATTCGATGCGCCTTGACGAGGCGCGCACCCTGCTTGGCGTGACGGCCGCCGCCGACCTCGAGGCCGTCAAATCCGCCTACCGCAAGCTGGCCTTTTCCCTGCACCCCGACCTGCACCCCGACGATCCCGGCGCCAAGCGCAAGTTCCAGCGCTTAAACGAAGCCTATCTGCTGCTGCGCCACTTTCTGGCCAACCGCGAGGCCGAGCCGGAATTCAGGCAGGCCAAGGGGCCGGCCTCGTCCGCCGGCGCGGCCGCCGGCCCCAAACCCGGCGCCAGGCCGGGGCCCACGGCCGGCGAGGCCCACCGCCAGCGCCAGGGCCGGGCCGCCTACACCCAGGCCAGCCGGCAAAACGCCGATTCCGGGTTTTATTTCCGCCGCGAGGAGGTGCTCCAAGACCTGCTCAAGGACCCCTTCGCCCGGCAGGTCTTCCAGGACATCTACCAGCAGGTCAAACGCGGCACCGCAGCCAAGCCCGGGCCGGTTACGGCCAAGGGGCCGCGCAAGGTCTCGTTCCACTGGGGTGATACGGCGGTATCCCTCGACATCTCCAAGGGTTTTTGGGGATCCCTCAAGGACTACTTCAGGAAACAGCTCGACGACGAGCAGACCGTCCACCTGCCCACGACCAGCCTGTTCCCCGGCACGCGCATCCGGGTGGGCATCCGCCACGGCCTGGGGGCCGGCAAGCCGACCATGGTGGAAGTGACCCTGCCGCCGGATTTCGTGGTGGGCCGGCCCATCCGCTTGAAAGGCATGGGCCGGCGCATCGGCCCCATGCGCGGCGATCTGTACCTGCGGCTGTTGGCCAAATAG
- a CDS encoding YkgJ family cysteine cluster protein, with product MACLEAFTCRRCGHCCHGEGGIVMAERDIIRLADHLHLEPAVMLSRYARFVSGKYRLIAGGDGSCVFYSDGCGVHPGRPDVCRAWPYFRGNIIDADSHAMAAEDCPGINRAVPHAEFARQGREYLARHGLSRPRGDGVPEALADIAPPQAEDSANGPCGFDAP from the coding sequence ATGGCGTGCCTCGAGGCCTTCACCTGCCGCCGCTGCGGCCACTGCTGTCACGGCGAGGGCGGCATCGTCATGGCCGAGCGGGACATCATCCGCCTGGCCGACCATCTCCATCTGGAGCCGGCGGTCATGCTGTCCCGGTACGCCCGTTTCGTCTCGGGCAAGTATCGCCTCATCGCCGGCGGGGACGGCTCCTGCGTCTTTTACAGCGACGGCTGCGGCGTGCATCCGGGCCGGCCGGACGTCTGCCGGGCCTGGCCGTATTTTCGGGGCAACATCATCGACGCCGACAGCCACGCCATGGCGGCCGAGGACTGCCCGGGCATAAACCGCGCCGTGCCCCACGCCGAGTTCGCCCGCCAGGGGCGGGAATACCTCGCCAGGCACGGCCTTTCCCGGCCCAGGGGCGACGGCGTGCCCGAGGCCCTGGCCGACATCGCGCCGCCGCAAGCCGAGGACAGCGCCAATGGCCCATGCGGATTCGATGCGCCTTGA
- a CDS encoding CoA-binding protein has translation MLYADTLLKELLAPGRTIALIGAKDRPGTEVDMVGRYLIEAGFTVIPVHPARATVWGIPARKTLAAIDTAVDIVNLFRAPQHCPAHAAEVLGLAGRPACFWMQTGIVSPQARELLSPSGIQVVEDRCIMVEHRRLWG, from the coding sequence ATGCTGTACGCCGATACGCTGCTTAAGGAACTGCTCGCCCCGGGCAGGACCATTGCCCTCATCGGGGCCAAGGACCGGCCCGGCACCGAAGTGGACATGGTCGGCCGGTACCTCATCGAGGCCGGCTTCACCGTCATCCCCGTCCATCCGGCCCGGGCCACGGTCTGGGGGATACCCGCCCGCAAGACCCTGGCCGCGATCGACACGGCCGTGGACATCGTCAACCTGTTCCGCGCCCCGCAGCATTGCCCGGCCCACGCCGCCGAGGTCCTGGGCCTGGCCGGCCGGCCGGCCTGCTTCTGGATGCAAACGGGCATCGTCAGCCCGCAGGCCCGGGAGCTCTTGTCGCCAAGCGGCATCCAGGTGGTGGAAGACCGCTGCATCATGGTTGAACACCGGCGCCTTTGGGGGTAA